A stretch of DNA from Spirosoma endbachense:
CTGCCGCCATTTAGCCAGTGTTTTCCGGTACCATTCGTTGCTCTGCCGATACCTGCCCAACTCAAAATACATTTGGGCTAGATTGCCGTAAAAACTGGCTGCTGATATGGTGTCGCCCGTCCGGTTCATGCTATCAATGCATTGCAGCGAGTAAAAAAGGCTCTTGTTAAAATCACCTTTTAGGCGGTTAATGGTCGATAACCAATTGTAGGTGTAATGAAGTCTTGGATAACCGATAGCTTTGTAGCGTTTCAGGATCGTCTGGAACTCCCGCTCAGCCAAATCCAACTGTCCCAGATTTGTATGGAGACCCGCGATTTCGTGCAGGATCAGCAGTTCCTGTTTCTGGTTATGGAGCGACCGGTAGATGGCAATGGCCCGGTTATAATTGTCAAAAATCTCGGGAAACTTCTTCGTCGTGAAAGAAATACAGTAGCCCAGACGAAAACGGGCGTTGGCTTCGGATGCCCGGTCGCCCGTTCGTCGGCAGTCAGCGATCAACCGGTCAAACAGCGCATACGCCTGCTGGCTGTTGGCTGCCTCTAGATAATTAGCCACTCTTACCGCGTCTATTTCATGCTGCCACGTCAACTGGTGCAATGAATCGCTTAGGTGCCTGGCCCGGTTGAGGTAGGACAGACTGCTGTCCAGATCTGCAGGCACATTGCCCGGTTTAAAAAGCTGATACTTGCCCAGCTCGAACAGGATTCTTATTCGGCCTGTGTCTGCCTTACTTTGGGTTAACTGAACCAGCAGTTGATTCGCCATCTTCCGGCTTATGTTTTGTGCGTGGGCGGGTAGAGAACCCCAAAGCAAACCAAAAAACAGGCAAATATTGGCCCTTACAAACGGAGATGCATAACTAAACAGGAGTGATCGTGCTGAGCCAATCGACCTTACGACTGATTGACTAAACGGGAAAAAGGTTACTGACGCTATCATGATCAATTGGCTTCAATGCATTTGGCGTGTGAGCAGTTGCTCACGACCGCCGACGGCTGTAAACGCTTGCTATCCACTCTACAAAAATGGCTCCGAATCGGGATGGCTTTAGTCAGGTCGGAAAAGACCTGCTTAGCTGTTTCCGCAAGGTCGCGAACTCTAAAAAAAATGGAGTTGTAGGGAAAAAGCGTCTATTCTTTTGGAGTTTCTCTTAACTAATTTACGTCTACAGGTCAGGCTTTTATGAGGTATATCGCGCGCTGGGCCTTGCGTTGGCCATTTTCTGCCACGTAGCATCAATGGCGGTTTCGTGGCACAGGAGTTGACATGCTTTACGCAGGAATCGTCCTGGATTTCACCCAACCGCAATCTCTATGAAACTTCTTATCAGAAACTTCTTTTTTGATCACCCTTTCTCTTCGCTCCCGTTTATGAATTCGATAACAACCAATTCCTTTGCTGACAGGGGAGGGCCGACACCTACGGTCGAGCTGACCGAGTTTGGCGACTTTACCGGTGCCCAGTGCCGCCGGAGCCGGCCTTTACTCGCGTCGATATTAAAGGCGTTCGATGGTCGGGTTCGGTATAGCTATCGCCATTTCCCCAACGACCAAAGCGAAGCCTCGAAAATGGCAGCTTTAGCGGCTGAAGCCGCCCGTCGGCAAGGGCAATTCTGGCTCATGTATCAGGCCTTGTTTACCCAGCCCACCATCAATCGCTCATCACTTTCGACGCTTGCCATTTCGCTCGGGTTGCACTACCATCAGTTTCTAAACGATCTGGATGATGAAGAACTGTATCATCGAATTGACGCCGACCGACGCGAAGGACAGCAGCTTGGCGTCATGACAACGCCTACGTTTTTCGTTAATGGACAACGGTTTTACGGAAAGCTAACACAGGCCCGTTTAGCGCCAATTGTTCACGCTCAGGTAAGTCAGTACGCTCAACCCGTGCTTAGCAAAGTGGATGTTGCCAATGGCATGATCTACTGGGGACGAGGTGAATGAATCCATAAAAAATGATAAGAGTTTACGGTGAATCCGTCAGTCGGGATCAGTCTGAGAATGATTAGGATCAACGGAAAGCGTTTTGCGAATGCCCAGTTTATCCATCCGGTACTCCAGCGTTGTTGGTTTGAGGTTGAGGAGTTCAGCCGCCCCATTGCTGCCCCGGATGCGGCCATTGGTGCGCTTAAGCACCGCCAGAATATAGTCGCGTTCCGTTTGCTGCTGAATCTGTTTTATGTCATTCAGGTCTTTTGGCGGGGAATTGGTCGATTGACTGGAATCACGACTGTCATTCTCCGGGGATAAGGTAGGTCTACTGAATAGAAATAGATTACTTACCAAAGGCCGACCCAATTCGAGGGGTGTCTGCCCATCGTTAAGAATTACGGCCTGCTCCATGACGTTCTCCAGTTCCCGAATGTTGCCCGGCCAGGGGTAGTTAACCAGTTCATCGAGTACTTGGGGATTGATCCCCCGAAAGGATTTTCCCATTTTTCGGGCTGATTTTCGGGCGAAGAAGTTAGCCAGTAACGGAATATCCCCGGCTCGTTCGCGCAAGGCGGGTAAGGTAATGGGGAAGGTGGCGAGTCGGAAGTAAAGGTCCATCCGGAAGCGCCCTTCGGCTACTTCTTTTTCCAGATTGCGGTTTGTGGCGGCGATGATCCGCACATCGGTTTTGATTGGCGTTTTGCCACCGATTCGTTCTATTTCCTTTTCCTGCAAAACCCGTAAAAGCTTGGCCTGTAACTCCAGGGGCAACTCCCCAATCTCATCCAGGAAAATGGTGCCCTCCTGGGCCAGTTCAAACTTGCCAATTCGTTTCTCGAAAGCACCCGTGAAAGCCCCTTTCTCATGGCCAAACAGTTCCGATTCAATGAGTGTGGCGGGGAGTGCGGCACAGTTTATCTTGACCAGAATCTTGCTCTTTCGGGGCGACAGGTTATGGATAGCTCTGGCAATCAGCTCTTTGCCGGTTCCGCTCTCGCCCAGGATCAACACTGTTGTATCGGTATAAGCAACCTGGTTGACCTGCTCAAAAACCCGTAGTAACGACTGACTACGGCCAATGATTTCTTCAAAATTGGCCGACGTTTTAACTTCCTCCTGAAGATAGTTCTTTTCGCGCTGGAGCTGTTCGCTAAGCCGGGCCACCTCCTCAAAAGCCAGCACACGCTCCAGCATCAGAACGATTGGCTGCTCTAACCGTTCCAGTAGTGTCAGGTGCGACGCACGATATACATCAGCTTTTCGGCTCAGGAATAGAATTACAAACGAGTTGTTGCCGCTCATCCGCAACGGCATGACCAGCCCTGACTGGAGCCGGAATGATTTGGCGAGCACCTGCCCATAGCGGTGGGCTTGACAAAAACCGTCGAAGGCTTCTTCGTTATAGCGGACAGGTTCCCGAAAGCGCATCCCGCTTTGCATCGCCAGCAGTTGGTCTGCGGCATAGCCCGTCATCGGTTGCAAATCGTTCAGAGTGAGGGTTTTATATTCGTCAAATCCGACCTGATAGAAATTATAGCTCTGATTGACACCGTTCTTCTGATACTGAATCGTCAGAAAGTCGAATGGGACATTAGGCTGCAGTAATCTGGCCGCGTTCAGTAGTTTATGTTCCCAACTTTCCGATGCTGACAAAGCATCGGTGAGGCCTATTTGCAACGCTTTTTCCTCCCGTAGTCTCATTTCAACGCTGTGGGCGTGACGATACCGGCTGATTTCCAGCGTTGTCAATATATCTTTTTCCCGAAACGGCTTCACAATGTAGCCACTGGGCTGCGTAGCTTTTACCTGTTCCAGGACACTTTTGTTGTCATTAGCCGAGATATAGATAAACGGAATACCCTTGTCTTCGAGCTGTTTGGCCAAGTCGATGCCGGTTTCTTTCCCTTTCAGATAAATGTCGAGCAAAACCATATCGGGCCTTTGCTGCGCTATGAGTGTCAGGGCTTCGGCCACAGAATCGGCTACCCCCAGAACAGGATACCCGGCAACGTGCAGAATCAACTCCAGATCATTGGCGATGATGTATTCATCTTCAACGATCAGAATTTGACAGGCTGAGGTAGAGGAAAGGGGAGGAGTGAGGTGTTGCTGCATAGCCTGAGAACATACGAGAAGAGTTGAATTCGAACTGCCTTGGTGGTGGCCTGACAAGAATTGCGCCCGTATCAGAGCAGAAAGTAAAGGTAACTACATAATCTCGGGCTAGTTGCTTCCTGTAAGCAAACAACCCAAAGGCCAGTCACTGTAGCAGGAAATACGGGTTTATAAACGGTAAATTTAATTTGCCGGTCTTCCTGACTTCGCGTAAAATTTACCCTTCATCTTAAGGTAACTACAGACTAACTGTAGAAAAATCCAGATTTACTGGAGTTCTCCAGTTGGCTGTAATTCGATCGGTAGCCATCGACCGAAAAGCGAATCGAAAAAGGCATTGATGGGGCAACGCTTATTGTTGACCGCCCTTATTAAGTCTTCCGTTTGAGCTATAGTAAACCCCAGAAATAATGGAGTAGTCTATTAAAAGTCTAACTAGTTTGGATTTTTGCGCTCCTGTATAGCGTTTTCCTTCAGGTATAAATAGCCCTCAATCCCCTAAAAAGGCCTGTTTACAAAATTCGTAGCCAAAAAATAATACTGGCACAAAAACCGATCAGGAAGCGGTTGACGCTGGTATTTCATTTCTAAAGAGTTCCTCAACGAACGCATCTGTGTACTTATGGCTACCCTATTCATAACTGGTACTTCTGGTGGCTTAGGCCACGTGGTCACCCAAGCCCTGCTGAACGAAGGGCATCTCGTTATTGCTACGCGCCAGTATAGCGACAATCCGCAAAACCTTATTCATGGCTTTTCAGACTTGCTGTTTACCTATGAAACAGACCTGGCTGATGAAGCCCAGGTTCAAAAGTTAATCCAACGGGTTATTCACAAACACGGTCCTATCGACGCAGCGGTTCTGTTAGCGGGTGGGTATGCAGGTGGTTCACTGACGGAGACGGATGGGGCCTTAATCGATAGCATGATGACGGTAAATTTCAAAACGGCTTATCATGTCATTCAGCCACTTTTTACCTACATGAGTAGCCGATCCAACGGAGGACGGTTCGTACTCATTGGTGCCAGACAACCGTTAAATGCCCAATTCGGTCGGCAAGCAGTGGCGTATACGTTAGCCAAATCACTGTTGTTCGACTTGTCGGACCTGATCAATGCGTCGGGTAAAGAGCACGATATTGTCTCTACCGTCATTGCCCCCAGTGTTATTGATACCCCTGCAAACCGTCGGGCTATGCCGGATGCCGACTTTACGGCCTGGGTCGATCCGCAAACTCTGGCCGACACGATTGCCTTTGTGCTTTTTGGCGCGGGCCGTGCCTTACGAGAACCCATACTTAAGGTATACAATCGGGCCTAGCCGCTGGCAGGTACTTAATTCACGCATAAACTAATCTACTGATGGAGATTAACATTCCCGATTCTGGTTTACCCCGCGTAGTCATTGTGGGCAGTGGGTTTGGTGGTATACAACTGGCTAAATCCCTGAAAGGAAAAGCGTTTGAGGTGGTATTGCTCGACAGGAATAACTACCACACGTTTTTGCCGCTACTTTATCAGGTGGCGACGGCCGGCCTGGAACCCGACGCCATTGCCGAACCCGTTCGGGAAATCTTTACCAGACAACCCCATTTCCATTTTCGAATGGCGGAGGTTCTTCAGATCGATCCACAGCACCATAAACTGGACACCTCCATTGGTACCCTGCACTACGATTACCTGGTGCTGGCCTGCGGCTCACAAGCCAATTATTACGGGAGTGACGAGCTGACCCGCCATGCCCTGCCCATGAAGACGGTGAGAAACGCCCTGTCCTTACGGAGTCGACTGCTTGAAAATAGTGAACGGGCGCTGGAACTAACCAATGAGCAGCAACAACTCGAACAGATGAACATCATCATTGCCGGTGGAGGCCCAACGGGTGTTGAACTGGCCGGTGCCATTGCCGAACTACGCGACATTGTACTGGCCAAAGACTACCCTGAACTGCCCCTTAAACACATGAAGATTCACCTAATCGAGGGGAACAACCGCTTATTAAAAAGCATGGGAGAAGACTCTTCCCGAAAGGCCCATCAGTTTCTGAACCGGATGGGCGTAACGGTGCATTTAAAAGTCATGGTTCAATCCTACGATGGCCGGGTTGTTACGCTTAGTAATGGAGACACGCATGCTGCCAAAACCCTGTTTTGGACGGCCGGAGTGGAAGGCGTACTCATTCCGGGCTTATCGCCCGCCAGCGTTGGAAAAGGAAATCGGTATAGGGTCAACGCGGTTAATCAGGTGGAGGGCTATGAGAACGTATTCGCTATTGGCGATAATGCTCTGCAAGTGCTTCCGGATTATCCACAGGGGCTTCCGGGATTGGCTCCCCCAGCCATCCAGCAAGGGCAATGGCTGGCGAAGAATTTAGTTTCTATAAATCGGCAAGAACCGCTTCAACCATTTCGCTACGTAAATAAAGGTGTAATGGCTGTTATTGGCCGCAATCGGGCCGTCGTTGAGCTACCCTTCTGGCACACGCAGGGGTTTTTGGCTTGGATACTCTGGATGGGCGTACACCTGCTTTTATTGGTTGGGTTTCGCAACAAAGCGTCGACGGTACTGAATTGGGCAGTCAATTATTTTAGTTACAGCCGGGCTTCTCGGCTAATCACTCGATTTCAGAACGCTCCCGTTGAAGCCGTGACCAGCGTTTCAGGTGCTTCTGTTCCTCTTTAACTCCCCGAATTATGAAAAATGCTTTTCGAACATCTACCTCTTGGTCAGTACTTTATTGGCGATCAGGCATCTGGGCTCTTTTTGGCGTTGTATTAGTATGGGCGGAGCCTAGCTATGGATCCCTTATCATAATCTTTTTGAGCTCGATTATGATTATAGGAGGTCTTTTAGCGATTCGATTTTGGCAGGTCAACCGTGCTCACATAAACGATACAAACTGGTATCTGGCTGCGGGCCTGCTGGATAATCTGATCGGCATACTCTTACTGCTTTCTCGCAATAACCCGACCATGAATATTGGGCTAACTCTGGGTGCCTGGGGGCTGGTAGTTGCTATAATGCAAGCCGTTGAAACCATGTATGTATTCATTGGCGTGCAGTCATCAAGCGAGGTTAGCGACTTTTCGATTACGATAATTCATTTGATAAACGTATTGATCTGCGGTGGAATAGCGTTCATTGTCTTGCAGCAGCCATTGGGCGAGAACTCCATTCGATGGTCGGGATTACTTTTTATCGGATTCAGTATGTCCTTACTAATCCTGACCCGTTGTTTGCAAATTGATGAAGACACGCATTAACCGTCTGGTAGGCTTTATTCGTTTTCATAATTACCCGTCTGTTTAGTTTAAGCAAATTGGTGTCTTGTCTATATTTCCCCTTGAATACCAATTGGCGACAGAAAACTAGCTTGCTTATAGCAGCTTTTAGCAACTAACATAACCCTTGAGTAGTGTCTTGTCCTAACTGAAGTCGGACGTTTATCTGAACGCTGGCATAGTAGGAGGGATGTGGCTGAAAACTGACCTTTTAGCGTTCAATAAAACCGTTTAGTTAAGTAGTTCAGTGTTCTGACACGTTCCTGGCTTTTCCTGAACATAGCTCTCTTTGCCAAATCGAATATAATAGGCACTAATATTGACCAGTGAGTAGGCTTGTAAAGATTCATTCTTTACTGGCCAATGGCAAATTATAAACCATCGGACTACGAACTCCTGCGTCGGCGATGTGCTCAACTAAAAGAGCAAGGCTGGAAGCAAACTAAAATTGCTCAGGCTTTAGGACTGACGGAGGGCTGGGTCAGCCGAACCCTCAAAAAATATCGACAAGAGGGCCAAGCCGCTTTAACTTGGCGTAAACCAAGTGGACCCGCCTGCCGCTTGACAGATCAGCAGTTAACTCAGTTAATCGAGGAGTTGAATAAAGGGGCTGAGCAGCATGGGTTCCCGGGTCATATCTGGACACGCCCTCGGGTTAATGAGCTCATCAAAAAGCTATTCGGCGTTAGTTATGATGTGTCTCAGGTTGGGCGTTTGCTCAAGAAACTGGAATGGACCCGTCAGAAGCCCCAGCCTAAAGCTCGGCAACAGAATCCGCAACGAGTCCAACAGTGGCGAGACGAACGCTTACCTGAACTCAAAAAAAGCCAGGGCTGAAGGCCGGATCATTTTATATGTGGATGAATCAGCTTGTTATCTATTGCCCATGCTGGGGCTGACTTGGGCACCCCGAGGGCAAACACCTGTGCTGCTCGAGCAAGCAGGTCGTGATCACTTAAGCCTAATTGCAGCCATTGCGCCTAATGGCCGTATTTACTTGGCAGGCCAAGATCAGTCCTTCAAGGGAGAGGATATAGTATGGTTTTTGGGTAAGCTTTGCAGTCGCTATCGCAAGCGTGATTTGCTGATCATATGGGATGGAGCTTCTATTCATCGGAGTGAAGCCGTTAAAGCGTTCCTGAAGGCACGTCCGGGACGTGTTCATTTGGAGTGTTTACCGGCCTACAGCCGCGCCACGGTGGCCCGGAGTTGAACCCAACGGAGTTGGTTTGGAATCAGATTAAGCAGCAGCTAAAAAACCGAGTATTTCTTTCATTGGATGACTTAACTGTGGCGGTCCTTGAGCAAGTTAATTTGTTGGAAAAAGACCCGACGTCCGTGCAAGTATTCTTTCAAAAGAAGGAAGTCGCTTTCTTTACAAGCTAATGCACGGGGCAATAAAAAGAGGCTGCTCGCTGAACTGTGTCAAGCCTAAGGGTGAATAGAAGGCAAATGAAAAATCCTTAATTTCACAATCATGACCGACAACTTCGACTTCAAAGCCTTCAAACAAGTGGCCATCAAAGGCCTGAGATTTACTTTCACCCTTTTTCGATTACTCTGCCCTCATTCGCAAGGTAATGTATATAACGAATGCTGTCGAAGGGTATCATCAGCAGTTGCGCAAAGTGACCAAAACAAAAGGAGTATTTAGATCAGCAGTAGCTTGCAAAAATTGGCCTACCTAACGATTCAAAATCTACAGATCCGGTGGAAAAGACTACCTACAACTAGAAGGAGCTAATTAACCAGTTCAGCATCATCTTTGACGAACGTATAAAACTACATCGCTTCGACTAAACTCCCCTGATACAGTTCAGAGTGCACTCCCTCAAAAATGCGTATGGAGTACTGCGCCTGTATGACTCCATACGCTTTATAATCAGAATGCGTTCTTCACTCAATTTCTATTTTATCAATCTCAGTCATTATTCTATCTGTTTCGGTCAGAGCTACGATGATCTTTTGGTAGTGTAAAATATCATCAAAATCTAACTTTCTGTCTTTCCGATCTTTAAGCCATTTTTGAGCAGGTTGATAACCCCCAATATAAGAATCCCAAGCTACTTGCGGTATATGGGAAAAATATTGAGTTTCATTAATAAACACGTTTCCGTCCTCATATTTTATATTTTCAATTACATTACTGCCATCAACAGGATATTCAGTAATTAAATCTTCCACCAATGGACTTTCAAGCAGGTGTAACTGTCTGATTGTTCTTCCTAATCCAGCTAAATCTTTAAAAGTTTTTCTATCTTTTGGATACGGAATAATAGGAAAGCTCGTTTGTAAAAACTCTTTATATTTTCCTGTATATGTAAAGCTATGCATAATTGCATATATATAATCTAAAATATCCAAAGGATAAAAAATATCTTGATAGCCTTGAGGTAGATTAGCGGCTAGGTTATCGTCTTCTATGAAGTATAGATTTAAATCTTTAGCTATCTTGGCAATAATATCAGTATTTAAATTTAGTATCCTACTTGAAGCTTTAATGAAATTTATTTCATCTTTTGATTCAGGATATAGATAAAGGGGGAAAATATTATTAATGTTATAAGCACTATACGTTTTATGACCTGCAATGTTTCTTGTTATGAACGCACCAGGGCTCTCATTATCGGATAACTGTTTAGGGCATATTAATGCAATATTATCCTTTTTAAACATGTGCCTCATTACTTCTCCTCTAGGTCTACAATGAAACCCTTTTGATTTCCCTGTGTAATAGGTATATCTATCTTCAAAAGGTCGATAAGTTATTTTTACTATATTGTTGAAATCGACCCCTGACTCCTTCAAGTCTTTTCTTGCAAGATTTACTTTCCAATCCTCGACATCTTTGCCTAATTTAAAATAGGTTCGAGCCTGTTCATCATCAAGCTCTAAGAATTTTTTTATTACTTTTTCAACTTCCTCTTTGGATATTTGAATAGTAAACTCGTCCCTAGCAGTTACAATGCCCGCTTTATTAAAATTGAATAAATTGTTGATTTTAAAACCATTTTCATATTCTTTTTCAACATCAGTATCTCGCTGCACCATATAGTACATAGGCGCTTTTGTGGGTATTTCTTTGTAAGGGATTGTTGTTAATGAGTTATTATCTAAGAAGTCAAATTTGAAATCCCGCTTACCATACAAATCGCAATGAAATACTTTACCTAGCTCATTGTCTTTTTTATTTCCTGTTTTTATAAATATATTTATTGACGTTCCTTGCTGAATATTAAAAAGATTCATATCTAAAGTCCCATCTTCAGAAACTTCTTTTTTATTGCTGTTTCCATGCAAATCTATAGTATATATCTTATCATACGTTTTGAGTAGGCTCCAACGCATTCCTCTGAAAGTCGAATTGTCTAAAAATCCATGTGGATTTATGAAAGCTAAAACACCGCTACCATTTTTTTCAATATAATACTGCCCATATCGTATGAATTTTACATAATCATCATTCAACCATTTTGAATTTCGTTCTTTTAGCTTCTCTCTTCCACCTGGTTCCTTTTTGTAATCTTCCATTAGCTTCATTATCCATTCACCTTTATTTTTACTTTCTCCATTGTAAGGTGGATTGCCAAGGATGCACATTACAGGCGTATCTCTTTTTATATGGTTAGCCTCGTTTGCTTCTGTACTAAGCCAATGAGCAAAAAGTGTTCCTGTATCTGGGTGATCTTCTTCTAAACTATTGGTAAGATATATTTTAAGTCTTTGTGATATAATTGGTTTATATCCAGTTTCAGCAAGTAGCAAATCGAGTTGTAAGTGTGCCATTGCATAACTAGCCATTAGTAACTCGAATCCATTTAAGCGAGGTAATAATTGGGATTCTACATAGCTACTCCAAATACCTTTTTGCCCTTTGTACTTTTTGTAAATATGTTTCACTACTTCTGCTAGAAAAGTGCCTGTACCTGTTGCGGGGTCAAGAATTTGTACTTTGTGTACTTCTCTATCTATATATACTTCTTTAAGCTTAGAGCGTAAATCTCCCGTTGCCTTTACTGCTGTTTTAACTTTTATAGTCGTTTTACTTGTATCAGCTAGTCCAGATGGCAACCCAAATTCTGTCTTGAGAACATCATCAACCGCTCTCACAATAAAGCTCACCACAGGTGCAGGCGTATACCATACTCCACGTTCCTTGCGTAAACTAGGGTCATACTCACTTAGAAATGTTTCATAAAAATGGATGATTGGGTCTTCCATTTTTGTAGACTTCCCATAGTTTTTAAATATTTCAACGACATTACAGGCGAGAAATATTTCAGCCAAACTATCTACAATCCATTTTATACGGTCGTCAATTTCTGGACCAGCTATGTAGCCAAACAGTTTACGTAAAAATGGATTACTTTTTGGGATTAGTTCGGCTGCTTCCTGTCTGCTGAAAGTGGGTAATGTTGCATCATGAAAACGTGCAGCCAGCATTCCGTAAGCTATAGTTTGAGCATATACATCAGCAAAACCTTTGGGAGTTATGTCGTGGATTAATACATCCTTCAAACCCTCAAACTGTTGCTGCAAAGTACTATTTGCTTCATTGATTTCATCGCCAGTGATTGAGTTCTCTATTATCTCTGATAGAAGTTTCGCTTTACCTGCCATCATTTCCGCCAGCTTCTTTGAACTCTTTATAGTCTGTCCGACGTATCCACAGAAGTCATTTATCAGGTTAGAAAACTTATCAAAGTTTTCTGGCAGGGCTTTTATACCACTACCGGTAATATCTGCTATTATGACTTTAACTACAAATTGACCATCACGATACAGGTAAAAGTTTAGGTAATCAGTAAAGATTAT
This window harbors:
- a CDS encoding transposase, yielding MLGLTWAPRGQTPVLLEQAGRDHLSLIAAIAPNGRIYLAGQDQSFKGEDIVWFLGKLCSRYRKRDLLIIWDGASIHRSEAVKAFLKARPGRVHLECLPAYSRATVARS
- a CDS encoding SDR family NAD(P)-dependent oxidoreductase → MATLFITGTSGGLGHVVTQALLNEGHLVIATRQYSDNPQNLIHGFSDLLFTYETDLADEAQVQKLIQRVIHKHGPIDAAVLLAGGYAGGSLTETDGALIDSMMTVNFKTAYHVIQPLFTYMSSRSNGGRFVLIGARQPLNAQFGRQAVAYTLAKSLLFDLSDLINASGKEHDIVSTVIAPSVIDTPANRRAMPDADFTAWVDPQTLADTIAFVLFGAGRALREPILKVYNRA
- a CDS encoding winged helix-turn-helix domain-containing protein; this encodes MANYKPSDYELLRRRCAQLKEQGWKQTKIAQALGLTEGWVSRTLKKYRQEGQAALTWRKPSGPACRLTDQQLTQLIEELNKGAEQHGFPGHIWTRPRVNELIKKLFGVSYDVSQVGRLLKKLEWTRQKPQPKARQQNPQRVQQWRDERLPELKKSQG
- a CDS encoding type ISP restriction/modification enzyme; the protein is MKLDEYIDSVNKRYQAGNATEHTFRGDLQQLIETLVTNVEATNEPKRQKFGAPDYIITKNDIPVGYIEAKDIGDRDLEGNKVTGNKEQFDRYKAALNNIIFTDYLNFYLYRDGQFVVKVIIADITGSGIKALPENFDKFSNLINDFCGYVGQTIKSSKKLAEMMAGKAKLLSEIIENSITGDEINEANSTLQQQFEGLKDVLIHDITPKGFADVYAQTIAYGMLAARFHDATLPTFSRQEAAELIPKSNPFLRKLFGYIAGPEIDDRIKWIVDSLAEIFLACNVVEIFKNYGKSTKMEDPIIHFYETFLSEYDPSLRKERGVWYTPAPVVSFIVRAVDDVLKTEFGLPSGLADTSKTTIKVKTAVKATGDLRSKLKEVYIDREVHKVQILDPATGTGTFLAEVVKHIYKKYKGQKGIWSSYVESQLLPRLNGFELLMASYAMAHLQLDLLLAETGYKPIISQRLKIYLTNSLEEDHPDTGTLFAHWLSTEANEANHIKRDTPVMCILGNPPYNGESKNKGEWIMKLMEDYKKEPGGREKLKERNSKWLNDDYVKFIRYGQYYIEKNGSGVLAFINPHGFLDNSTFRGMRWSLLKTYDKIYTIDLHGNSNKKEVSEDGTLDMNLFNIQQGTSINIFIKTGNKKDNELGKVFHCDLYGKRDFKFDFLDNNSLTTIPYKEIPTKAPMYYMVQRDTDVEKEYENGFKINNLFNFNKAGIVTARDEFTIQISKEEVEKVIKKFLELDDEQARTYFKLGKDVEDWKVNLARKDLKESGVDFNNIVKITYRPFEDRYTYYTGKSKGFHCRPRGEVMRHMFKKDNIALICPKQLSDNESPGAFITRNIAGHKTYSAYNINNIFPLYLYPESKDEINFIKASSRILNLNTDIIAKIAKDLNLYFIEDDNLAANLPQGYQDIFYPLDILDYIYAIMHSFTYTGKYKEFLQTSFPIIPYPKDRKTFKDLAGLGRTIRQLHLLESPLVEDLITEYPVDGSNVIENIKYEDGNVFINETQYFSHIPQVAWDSYIGGYQPAQKWLKDRKDRKLDFDDILHYQKIIVALTETDRIMTEIDKIEIE
- a CDS encoding NAD(P)/FAD-dependent oxidoreductase codes for the protein MEINIPDSGLPRVVIVGSGFGGIQLAKSLKGKAFEVVLLDRNNYHTFLPLLYQVATAGLEPDAIAEPVREIFTRQPHFHFRMAEVLQIDPQHHKLDTSIGTLHYDYLVLACGSQANYYGSDELTRHALPMKTVRNALSLRSRLLENSERALELTNEQQQLEQMNIIIAGGGPTGVELAGAIAELRDIVLAKDYPELPLKHMKIHLIEGNNRLLKSMGEDSSRKAHQFLNRMGVTVHLKVMVQSYDGRVVTLSNGDTHAAKTLFWTAGVEGVLIPGLSPASVGKGNRYRVNAVNQVEGYENVFAIGDNALQVLPDYPQGLPGLAPPAIQQGQWLAKNLVSINRQEPLQPFRYVNKGVMAVIGRNRAVVELPFWHTQGFLAWILWMGVHLLLLVGFRNKASTVLNWAVNYFSYSRASRLITRFQNAPVEAVTSVSGASVPL
- a CDS encoding sigma 54-interacting transcriptional regulator, with the protein product MQQHLTPPLSSTSACQILIVEDEYIIANDLELILHVAGYPVLGVADSVAEALTLIAQQRPDMVLLDIYLKGKETGIDLAKQLEDKGIPFIYISANDNKSVLEQVKATQPSGYIVKPFREKDILTTLEISRYRHAHSVEMRLREEKALQIGLTDALSASESWEHKLLNAARLLQPNVPFDFLTIQYQKNGVNQSYNFYQVGFDEYKTLTLNDLQPMTGYAADQLLAMQSGMRFREPVRYNEEAFDGFCQAHRYGQVLAKSFRLQSGLVMPLRMSGNNSFVILFLSRKADVYRASHLTLLERLEQPIVLMLERVLAFEEVARLSEQLQREKNYLQEEVKTSANFEEIIGRSQSLLRVFEQVNQVAYTDTTVLILGESGTGKELIARAIHNLSPRKSKILVKINCAALPATLIESELFGHEKGAFTGAFEKRIGKFELAQEGTIFLDEIGELPLELQAKLLRVLQEKEIERIGGKTPIKTDVRIIAATNRNLEKEVAEGRFRMDLYFRLATFPITLPALRERAGDIPLLANFFARKSARKMGKSFRGINPQVLDELVNYPWPGNIRELENVMEQAVILNDGQTPLELGRPLVSNLFLFSRPTLSPENDSRDSSQSTNSPPKDLNDIKQIQQQTERDYILAVLKRTNGRIRGSNGAAELLNLKPTTLEYRMDKLGIRKTLSVDPNHSQTDPD
- a CDS encoding DsbA family protein → MKLLIRNFFFDHPFSSLPFMNSITTNSFADRGGPTPTVELTEFGDFTGAQCRRSRPLLASILKAFDGRVRYSYRHFPNDQSEASKMAALAAEAARRQGQFWLMYQALFTQPTINRSSLSTLAISLGLHYHQFLNDLDDEELYHRIDADRREGQQLGVMTTPTFFVNGQRFYGKLTQARLAPIVHAQVSQYAQPVLSKVDVANGMIYWGRGE